The following are encoded in a window of Rosa chinensis cultivar Old Blush chromosome 4, RchiOBHm-V2, whole genome shotgun sequence genomic DNA:
- the LOC112196072 gene encoding autophagy-related protein 18b isoform X4, with amino-acid sequence MANQSSSSSYPILCASFNQDSSCFAIGTKNGFKVFDSNTGRLCYEGVIGAFAIVEMLFSSSLLAIVGAGEEPSLSPRRLCLFNTTSGTALRELNFLTSILAVHMNRKRLVVILQDKTYVYDINSLAILDTIDTVSNIKGLCAFSPSLDGCYLALPASISKGSVLLYNVMDLHLHCEIDAHRAPLAAIALSSNGTYIATASEQGTIIRVHLVSEATKSYSFRRGTYPSTIFSLSFAPSMQLPDILVGTSSSGSVHAFSLGFSNYQSRSKRSGTFLGSIIPDSVTDALDPAYHDVLHNVAPAGVKSYAVIRKVEKVADTSTSEIVACRACAE; translated from the exons ATGGCAAATcagtcctcctcctcttcctacCCGATTCTCTGCGCTTCCTTCAACCAAGACTCCAG TTGCTTTGCCATAGGCACAAAGAATGGCTTCAAAGTATTCGATTCTAATACAGGCAGACTCTGCTATGAAGGAG TTATTGGCGCTTTCGCTATTGTTGAAATGCTATTTAGCTCTAGTCTTCTTGCCATTGTTGGAGCTGGTGAAGAG CCATCTCTATCCCCGCGGCGTCTCTGTTTGTTCAATACAACCAGTGGAACTGCTCTTCGAGAATTGAACTTTTTGACTTCAATACTTGCCGTTCATATGAATAGGAAAAG ACTTGTTGTCATCTTACAGGACAAAACATATGTATATGACATAAATAGTCTTGCAATCTTGGACACTATTGATACTGTATCAAATATAAAAG GGCTTTGTGCCTTCTCCCCGAGTTTGGATGGTTGTTACTTGGCTCTTCCTGCCAGCATCTCCAAAGGATCAGTGTTGTTATACAATGTCATGGACCTGCATTTACATTGTGAG ATTGATGCTCATAGAGCCCCACTTGCTGCAATTGCACTTTCTTCCAATGGTACGTACATAGCAACAGCATCCGAACAGGGAACCATTATCAGAGTCCATCTAGTATCAGAAGCAACAAAG TCTTATAGCTTTCGGAGAGGAACATATCCATCTACTATATTCTCCTTATCATTTGCGCCATCTATGCAACTGCCGGATATTCTCGTGGGCACAAGTTCATCTGGTTCTGTTCATGCTTTCTCTCTGGGGTTTTCTAATTACCAGAG CAGGAGCAAAAGATCAGGAACTTTTCTTGGATCAATTATACCTGACTCTGTTACTGATGCACTAGATCCAGCATATCATGATGTACTGCATAATGTTGCACCTGCAGGGGTCAAAAG CTATGCAGTGATTCGTAAGGTTGAGAAGGTTGCTGATACATCAACTTCAGAAATAGTGGCGTGTCG GGCCTGTGCAGAGTGA
- the LOC112196072 gene encoding autophagy-related protein 18b isoform X2 — MANQSSSSSYPILCASFNQDSSCFAIGTKNGFKVFDSNTGRLCYEGVIGAFAIVEMLFSSSLLAIVGAGEEPSLSPRRLCLFNTTSGTALRELNFLTSILAVHMNRKRLVVILQDKTYVYDINSLAILDTIDTVSNIKGLCAFSPSLDGCYLALPASISKGSVLLYNVMDLHLHCEIDAHRAPLAAIALSSNGTYIATASEQGTIIRVHLVSEATKSYSFRRGTYPSTIFSLSFAPSMQLPDILVGTSSSGSVHAFSLGFSNYQRSKRSGTFLGSIIPDSVTDALDPAYHDVLHNVAPAGVKSYAVIRKVEKVADTSTSEIVACRATISIITYNGYFQEYNLSINNQNEFLWSLEREFRLLNVILDEAVSL; from the exons ATGGCAAATcagtcctcctcctcttcctacCCGATTCTCTGCGCTTCCTTCAACCAAGACTCCAG TTGCTTTGCCATAGGCACAAAGAATGGCTTCAAAGTATTCGATTCTAATACAGGCAGACTCTGCTATGAAGGAG TTATTGGCGCTTTCGCTATTGTTGAAATGCTATTTAGCTCTAGTCTTCTTGCCATTGTTGGAGCTGGTGAAGAG CCATCTCTATCCCCGCGGCGTCTCTGTTTGTTCAATACAACCAGTGGAACTGCTCTTCGAGAATTGAACTTTTTGACTTCAATACTTGCCGTTCATATGAATAGGAAAAG ACTTGTTGTCATCTTACAGGACAAAACATATGTATATGACATAAATAGTCTTGCAATCTTGGACACTATTGATACTGTATCAAATATAAAAG GGCTTTGTGCCTTCTCCCCGAGTTTGGATGGTTGTTACTTGGCTCTTCCTGCCAGCATCTCCAAAGGATCAGTGTTGTTATACAATGTCATGGACCTGCATTTACATTGTGAG ATTGATGCTCATAGAGCCCCACTTGCTGCAATTGCACTTTCTTCCAATGGTACGTACATAGCAACAGCATCCGAACAGGGAACCATTATCAGAGTCCATCTAGTATCAGAAGCAACAAAG TCTTATAGCTTTCGGAGAGGAACATATCCATCTACTATATTCTCCTTATCATTTGCGCCATCTATGCAACTGCCGGATATTCTCGTGGGCACAAGTTCATCTGGTTCTGTTCATGCTTTCTCTCTGGGGTTTTCTAATTACCAGAG GAGCAAAAGATCAGGAACTTTTCTTGGATCAATTATACCTGACTCTGTTACTGATGCACTAGATCCAGCATATCATGATGTACTGCATAATGTTGCACCTGCAGGGGTCAAAAG CTATGCAGTGATTCGTAAGGTTGAGAAGGTTGCTGATACATCAACTTCAGAAATAGTGGCGTGTCG GGCCACTATTTCTATTATCACCTACAATGGTTACTTCCAGGAGTACAACTTAAGCATCAACAATCAAAATGAGTTCTTGTGGAGTCTGGAGCGTGAATTTAGGCTACTAAATGTCATATTAGATGAAGCCGTCAGCTTGTGA
- the LOC112196072 gene encoding autophagy-related protein 18b isoform X1, which translates to MANQSSSSSYPILCASFNQDSSCFAIGTKNGFKVFDSNTGRLCYEGVIGAFAIVEMLFSSSLLAIVGAGEEPSLSPRRLCLFNTTSGTALRELNFLTSILAVHMNRKRLVVILQDKTYVYDINSLAILDTIDTVSNIKGLCAFSPSLDGCYLALPASISKGSVLLYNVMDLHLHCEIDAHRAPLAAIALSSNGTYIATASEQGTIIRVHLVSEATKSYSFRRGTYPSTIFSLSFAPSMQLPDILVGTSSSGSVHAFSLGFSNYQSRSKRSGTFLGSIIPDSVTDALDPAYHDVLHNVAPAGVKSYAVIRKVEKVADTSTSEIVACRATISIITYNGYFQEYNLSINNQNEFLWSLEREFRLLNVILDEAVSL; encoded by the exons ATGGCAAATcagtcctcctcctcttcctacCCGATTCTCTGCGCTTCCTTCAACCAAGACTCCAG TTGCTTTGCCATAGGCACAAAGAATGGCTTCAAAGTATTCGATTCTAATACAGGCAGACTCTGCTATGAAGGAG TTATTGGCGCTTTCGCTATTGTTGAAATGCTATTTAGCTCTAGTCTTCTTGCCATTGTTGGAGCTGGTGAAGAG CCATCTCTATCCCCGCGGCGTCTCTGTTTGTTCAATACAACCAGTGGAACTGCTCTTCGAGAATTGAACTTTTTGACTTCAATACTTGCCGTTCATATGAATAGGAAAAG ACTTGTTGTCATCTTACAGGACAAAACATATGTATATGACATAAATAGTCTTGCAATCTTGGACACTATTGATACTGTATCAAATATAAAAG GGCTTTGTGCCTTCTCCCCGAGTTTGGATGGTTGTTACTTGGCTCTTCCTGCCAGCATCTCCAAAGGATCAGTGTTGTTATACAATGTCATGGACCTGCATTTACATTGTGAG ATTGATGCTCATAGAGCCCCACTTGCTGCAATTGCACTTTCTTCCAATGGTACGTACATAGCAACAGCATCCGAACAGGGAACCATTATCAGAGTCCATCTAGTATCAGAAGCAACAAAG TCTTATAGCTTTCGGAGAGGAACATATCCATCTACTATATTCTCCTTATCATTTGCGCCATCTATGCAACTGCCGGATATTCTCGTGGGCACAAGTTCATCTGGTTCTGTTCATGCTTTCTCTCTGGGGTTTTCTAATTACCAGAG CAGGAGCAAAAGATCAGGAACTTTTCTTGGATCAATTATACCTGACTCTGTTACTGATGCACTAGATCCAGCATATCATGATGTACTGCATAATGTTGCACCTGCAGGGGTCAAAAG CTATGCAGTGATTCGTAAGGTTGAGAAGGTTGCTGATACATCAACTTCAGAAATAGTGGCGTGTCG GGCCACTATTTCTATTATCACCTACAATGGTTACTTCCAGGAGTACAACTTAAGCATCAACAATCAAAATGAGTTCTTGTGGAGTCTGGAGCGTGAATTTAGGCTACTAAATGTCATATTAGATGAAGCCGTCAGCTTGTGA
- the LOC112196072 gene encoding autophagy-related protein 18b isoform X3, translating to MANQSSSSSYPILCASFNQDSSCFAIGTKNGFKVFDSNTGRLCYEGVIGAFAIVEMLFSSSLLAIVGAGEEPSLSPRRLCLFNTTSGTALRELNFLTSILAVHMNRKRLVVILQDKTYVYDINSLAILDTIDTVSNIKGLCAFSPSLDGCYLALPASISKGSVLLYNVMDLHLHCEIDAHRAPLAAIALSSNGTYIATASEQGTIIRVHLVSEATKSYSFRRGTYPSTIFSLSFAPSMQLPDILVGTSSSGSVHAFSLGFSNYQSRSKRSGTFLGSIIPDSVTDALDPAYHDVLHNVAPAGVKSYAVIRKVEKVADTSTSEIVACRVRSGIPWTKKYNWDSMNDLN from the exons ATGGCAAATcagtcctcctcctcttcctacCCGATTCTCTGCGCTTCCTTCAACCAAGACTCCAG TTGCTTTGCCATAGGCACAAAGAATGGCTTCAAAGTATTCGATTCTAATACAGGCAGACTCTGCTATGAAGGAG TTATTGGCGCTTTCGCTATTGTTGAAATGCTATTTAGCTCTAGTCTTCTTGCCATTGTTGGAGCTGGTGAAGAG CCATCTCTATCCCCGCGGCGTCTCTGTTTGTTCAATACAACCAGTGGAACTGCTCTTCGAGAATTGAACTTTTTGACTTCAATACTTGCCGTTCATATGAATAGGAAAAG ACTTGTTGTCATCTTACAGGACAAAACATATGTATATGACATAAATAGTCTTGCAATCTTGGACACTATTGATACTGTATCAAATATAAAAG GGCTTTGTGCCTTCTCCCCGAGTTTGGATGGTTGTTACTTGGCTCTTCCTGCCAGCATCTCCAAAGGATCAGTGTTGTTATACAATGTCATGGACCTGCATTTACATTGTGAG ATTGATGCTCATAGAGCCCCACTTGCTGCAATTGCACTTTCTTCCAATGGTACGTACATAGCAACAGCATCCGAACAGGGAACCATTATCAGAGTCCATCTAGTATCAGAAGCAACAAAG TCTTATAGCTTTCGGAGAGGAACATATCCATCTACTATATTCTCCTTATCATTTGCGCCATCTATGCAACTGCCGGATATTCTCGTGGGCACAAGTTCATCTGGTTCTGTTCATGCTTTCTCTCTGGGGTTTTCTAATTACCAGAG CAGGAGCAAAAGATCAGGAACTTTTCTTGGATCAATTATACCTGACTCTGTTACTGATGCACTAGATCCAGCATATCATGATGTACTGCATAATGTTGCACCTGCAGGGGTCAAAAG CTATGCAGTGATTCGTAAGGTTGAGAAGGTTGCTGATACATCAACTTCAGAAATAGTGGCGTGTCG AGTGAGGAGTGGTATTCCTTGGACCAAGAAATACAACTGGGATTCCATGAATGATTTAAACTGA
- the LOC112196072 gene encoding autophagy-related protein 18b isoform X5, which produces MANQSSSSSYPILCASFNQDSSCFAIGTKNGFKVFDSNTGRLCYEGVIGAFAIVEMLFSSSLLAIVGAGEEPSLSPRRLCLFNTTSGTALRELNFLTSILAVHMNRKRLVVILQDKTYVYDINSLAILDTIDTVSNIKGLCAFSPSLDGCYLALPASISKGSVLLYNVMDLHLHCEIDAHRAPLAAIALSSNGTYIATASEQGTIIRVHLVSEATKSYSFRRGTYPSTIFSLSFAPSMQLPDILVGTSSSGSVHAFSLGFSNYQSRSKRSGTFLGSIIPDSVTDALDPAYHDVLHNVAPAGVKRFEPLMVRT; this is translated from the exons ATGGCAAATcagtcctcctcctcttcctacCCGATTCTCTGCGCTTCCTTCAACCAAGACTCCAG TTGCTTTGCCATAGGCACAAAGAATGGCTTCAAAGTATTCGATTCTAATACAGGCAGACTCTGCTATGAAGGAG TTATTGGCGCTTTCGCTATTGTTGAAATGCTATTTAGCTCTAGTCTTCTTGCCATTGTTGGAGCTGGTGAAGAG CCATCTCTATCCCCGCGGCGTCTCTGTTTGTTCAATACAACCAGTGGAACTGCTCTTCGAGAATTGAACTTTTTGACTTCAATACTTGCCGTTCATATGAATAGGAAAAG ACTTGTTGTCATCTTACAGGACAAAACATATGTATATGACATAAATAGTCTTGCAATCTTGGACACTATTGATACTGTATCAAATATAAAAG GGCTTTGTGCCTTCTCCCCGAGTTTGGATGGTTGTTACTTGGCTCTTCCTGCCAGCATCTCCAAAGGATCAGTGTTGTTATACAATGTCATGGACCTGCATTTACATTGTGAG ATTGATGCTCATAGAGCCCCACTTGCTGCAATTGCACTTTCTTCCAATGGTACGTACATAGCAACAGCATCCGAACAGGGAACCATTATCAGAGTCCATCTAGTATCAGAAGCAACAAAG TCTTATAGCTTTCGGAGAGGAACATATCCATCTACTATATTCTCCTTATCATTTGCGCCATCTATGCAACTGCCGGATATTCTCGTGGGCACAAGTTCATCTGGTTCTGTTCATGCTTTCTCTCTGGGGTTTTCTAATTACCAGAG CAGGAGCAAAAGATCAGGAACTTTTCTTGGATCAATTATACCTGACTCTGTTACTGATGCACTAGATCCAGCATATCATGATGTACTGCATAATGTTGCACCTGCAGGGGTCAAAAG GTTTGAACCCCTCATGGTACGTACCTAG
- the LOC112196072 gene encoding autophagy-related protein 18b isoform X6 has translation MANQSSSSSYPILCASFNQDSSCFAIGTKNGFKVFDSNTGRLCYEGVIGAFAIVEMLFSSSLLAIVGAGEEPSLSPRRLCLFNTTSGTALRELNFLTSILAVHMNRKRLVVILQDKTYVYDINSLAILDTIDTVSNIKGLCAFSPSLDGCYLALPASISKGSVLLYNVMDLHLHCEIDAHRAPLAAIALSSNGTYIATASEQGTIIRVHLVSEATKSYSFRRGTYPSTIFSLSFAPSMQLPDILVGTSSSGSVHAFSLGFSNYQRSKRSGTFLGSIIPDSVTDALDPAYHDVLHNVAPAGVKRFEPLMVRT, from the exons ATGGCAAATcagtcctcctcctcttcctacCCGATTCTCTGCGCTTCCTTCAACCAAGACTCCAG TTGCTTTGCCATAGGCACAAAGAATGGCTTCAAAGTATTCGATTCTAATACAGGCAGACTCTGCTATGAAGGAG TTATTGGCGCTTTCGCTATTGTTGAAATGCTATTTAGCTCTAGTCTTCTTGCCATTGTTGGAGCTGGTGAAGAG CCATCTCTATCCCCGCGGCGTCTCTGTTTGTTCAATACAACCAGTGGAACTGCTCTTCGAGAATTGAACTTTTTGACTTCAATACTTGCCGTTCATATGAATAGGAAAAG ACTTGTTGTCATCTTACAGGACAAAACATATGTATATGACATAAATAGTCTTGCAATCTTGGACACTATTGATACTGTATCAAATATAAAAG GGCTTTGTGCCTTCTCCCCGAGTTTGGATGGTTGTTACTTGGCTCTTCCTGCCAGCATCTCCAAAGGATCAGTGTTGTTATACAATGTCATGGACCTGCATTTACATTGTGAG ATTGATGCTCATAGAGCCCCACTTGCTGCAATTGCACTTTCTTCCAATGGTACGTACATAGCAACAGCATCCGAACAGGGAACCATTATCAGAGTCCATCTAGTATCAGAAGCAACAAAG TCTTATAGCTTTCGGAGAGGAACATATCCATCTACTATATTCTCCTTATCATTTGCGCCATCTATGCAACTGCCGGATATTCTCGTGGGCACAAGTTCATCTGGTTCTGTTCATGCTTTCTCTCTGGGGTTTTCTAATTACCAGAG GAGCAAAAGATCAGGAACTTTTCTTGGATCAATTATACCTGACTCTGTTACTGATGCACTAGATCCAGCATATCATGATGTACTGCATAATGTTGCACCTGCAGGGGTCAAAAG GTTTGAACCCCTCATGGTACGTACCTAG